One Calliopsis andreniformis isolate RMS-2024a chromosome 9, iyCalAndr_principal, whole genome shotgun sequence genomic window carries:
- the LOC143183845 gene encoding uncharacterized protein LOC143183845 isoform X3 yields the protein MKQSPSPSPDVSSSMKEFLEKEKMCKAMHKSEIEMKDKDDTLCDILASAAFDKYPSDFENATDEDIGSILEEMSKIAGALSPNSAPDRTKSRNMTKNSTEEEQSLQELLEEAEKLVRKNSTSLSKSGSKSDTLVPENLSEDVESLNRVRQLEADIFQMIEEEVHKETERIKKSPKYEKKRDNSPGFEIIYENMNGLKAPKTLELQRRKFEEQKVEVSSSSDLDDPIERHSKSEELKSTRKIESDKDNLQKEITDVDKDFFEDLLKRSKERAEGGMSGSSSFGQEDFSHFLKLLQGQTDKKEQQSNEFNSATIFLPKSTDQKISDLEKDPANDKSPVFPEKEISDILEKELPQQNDSKEKHEIVETDSSLGEEESKRSQNSSNNQNELTTSNKKDQLSPKKIVTSKETKKGLNSKEELYTVGLTPRLELFADTIPKLLAEKTMESATQQDKETTEDAKADEHKTISNCEIKASVITATTQRSNLKRESIHVASASNVKQQKKEIKFSKSRSYDQICKTSFRTSVENLRANKPLDTGKKPANSVMRRSPTLKPKLQPTVKPITKILPKSKLLPKPKRDPIKTGSTPALSSTYKSSLTKSPDSHIKTSTMIGDTKQNITKQNWEMLCKEERHKNALLKQQLESEAKMYKNQMDNMRVSFEEELFALKKQNIILKAKVDELSLSDKRPEPPPKKETKVILLEKELEKQENMIRTYEMENKKLIRDARRMQEEMKQLQKQKSTALESGKMQELADRVKDLEEETLKLNLEVSELREKNADWALKNEDLNQQNSLLNDELEMFKEQLQTKNNFITTRLQAMTTAELELKKQLEDLTVKLSSKTEQLRVVKQEFDRLQQNILPLEKELLELRVKEGNLQEKLQIAKSHVEREKQLTQKLKDQVILDSKKITDLNRQVREMERILKRKNPDSVSALILTANSEQEKIGTEKVKLLEDRITSLESEIKARDDLAQQKLIEFQKKFSDMKEKYTTQIMELENKLFEVNVKDRKVYNDMFTQTASKLVENKSVETIRREERAGSFEKEDKKDQKSSTKTVPKCQAVKEDAHLLATIRGLKLELANKDKSVSKLTKEFQELQKTNRRLQKEREKLLNDRRTIKTMDFEKMNRGMVSSDSKLLTLKAAEGNDQNSNVYQNGHMSDSNTQRLSASVQKLYDPMHYTENGDSNLVKRLTDENDILKEELSKMNKDYMALKNKRLHDLNLLQEEHEREMATLLKEYSVKFGDSKVVKLQGQINTQIAVISHLKQQIEKLRDFKEQVVVLKAERDHLENRVKTLNEKVKYLSTPGTEQLQLLQDKITILQQRHESREMTLQTMVRDLLRNRTQCKDCKNEKGKNRQLCYFRQELDHILGMLQEIANVH from the exons ATGAAACAGTCTCCATCCCCTTCGCCTGATGTAAGCTCATCGATGAAAGAGTTTTTGGAGAAAGAGAAAATGTGCAAA GCCATGCATAAAAGTGAAATTGAAATGAAAGACAAAGATGATACCTTGTGCGATATTTTGGCTTCTGCAGCTTTTGATAAATATCCATCAGACTTTGAGA ATGCAACTGATGAAGATATAGGTAGCATTTTAGAAGAAATGAGTAAAATTGCTGGAGCTCTTAGTCCAAATTCAGCTCCTGATCGTACAAAATCTAGGAATATGACTAAGAATTCTACGGAAGAGGAACAGTCTTTACAGGAGTTACTAGAGGAAGCTGAGAAGCTTGTACGAAAAAATAGCACTAGTTTATCCAAAAGTGGATCAAAATCTGATACTTTAGTACCTGAGAATCTTTCAGAGGATGTAGAAAGTCTTAACCGAGTTAGGCAATTAGAAGCAGATATCTTTCAAATGATAGAAGAGGAAGTGCATAAGGAAAcagaaagaataaaaaaaagtcCCAAATATGAGAAAAAGAGGGATAACAGTCCtggatttgaaattatttatgaaaatatgaatgGGTTAAAAGCTCCAAAAACATTGGAATTACAAAGAAGAAAATTTGAAGAacagaaagtagaagtgtcaAGTAGTTCTGATTTGGATGACCCAATTGAAAGACATTCAAAGTCAGAGGAATTAAAAAGTACAAGAAAAATAGAATCAGATAAAGATAATTTACAGAAAGAGATAACCGATGTAGATAAGGATTTTTTTGAAGATTTATTAAAGAGATCTAAAGAAAGAGCTGAAGGTGGTATGTCAGGTAGTTCAAGCTTTGGACAAGAagatttttcacattttttgaaACTTTTGCAAGGACAAACTGACAAAAAGGAACAGCAGTCCAATGAGTTTAATTCTGCAACTATATTTCTTCCGAAATCTACAGATCAGAAAATATCTGATCTAGAAAAAGATCCTGCAAATGATAAGAGTCCTGTATTTCCAGAGAAAGAAATTTCAGATATATTAGAAAAAGAATTGCCTCAACAGAATGATTCTAAAGAGAAACATGAAATAGTTGAAACGGATTCTAGTTTAGGTGAAGAAGAATCTAAACGTTCTCAGAATAgtagtaataatcaaaatgaattAACAACATCTAATAAAAAAGATCAGTTATCTCCAAAAAAGATAGTTACATCAAAGGAAACTAAGAAAGGACTTAATTCTAAGGAGGAGTTGTATACAGTTGGCCTCACACCAAGATTAGAACTGTTCGCTGATACAATTCCAAAATTGTTAGCCGAAAAGACCATGGAAAGTGCAACACAACAGGACAAAGAAACTACAGAAGATGCAAAAGCAGATGAACATAAAACCATATCAAATTGTGAGATTAAAGCCAGCGTAATTACAGCAACTACACAACGCAGTAACTTAAAACGTGAATCCATCCATGTGGCTAGTGCATCAAATGTGAAACAgcagaaaaaagaaataaagtttTCTAAGTCAAGAAGTTACGATCAGATATGCAAAACATCATTTAGAACTTCTGTAGAAAATTTGAGAGCAAACAAACCTTTAGATACAGGAAAGAAACCTGCCAATTCTGTAATGAGACGTTCGCCAACATTGAAGCCAAAATTGCAACCTACTGTTAAACCAATTACGAAAATTCTTCCTAAATCAAAACTTCTTCCAAAGCCAAAAAGGGATCCTATTAAGACTGGTTCTACTCCTGCATTGTCTTCCACGTATAAAAGCTCCTTAACGAAATCACCAGATAGTCATATCAAGACATCTACGATGATTGGCGATACGAAGCAAAATATAACAAAGCAGAATTGGGAAATGTTATGTAAAGAGGAGAGGCACAAGAATGCTCTTCTAAAACAACAACTAGAGTCTGAagcaaaaatgtacaaaaacCAAATGGACAATATGCGTGTATCCTTTGAGGAAGAACTGTTTGCATTGAAGAagcaaaatataattttaaaagcAAAGGTAGATGAACTTTCGTTGAGTGACAAACGCCCAGAACCTCCACCGAAAAAAGAGACGAAGGTTATTCTTCTGGAAAAAGAGTTAGAGAAACAAGAGAACATGATACGCACTTACGAAATGGAGAACAAGAAGTTGATACGCGATGCGAGACGTATGCAGGAAGAAATGAAACAGTTACAGAAGCAAAAAAGCACGGCATTGGAATCGGGTAAAATGCAAGAACTTGCTGATAGGGTAAAAGATCTCGAAGAAGAAACTTTGAAACTTAATCTGGAAGTTTCAGAACTTCGAGAGAAAAATGCTGATTGGGCATTAAAGAATGAAGATTTGAATCAGCAGAACAGTCTTTTGAACGATGAATTGGAGATGTTCAAGGAACAGTTGCAAACGAAAAACAACTTCATCACTACTCGATTGCAAGCTATGACTACAGCAGAACTAGAATTGAAGAAGCAATTGGAAGATCTGACAGTAAAATTAAGCTCCAAAACGGAACAGCTACGAGTAGTGAAACAAGAGTTTGACAGGCTTCAACAAAATATACTTCCACTGGAGAAGGAACTGTTGGAGCTGAGAGTAAAGGAAGGAAATCTTCAGGAGAAGTTACAAATAGCTAAAAGTCATGTAGAACGCGAGAAGCAACTGACACAAAAGTTAAAAGACCAAGTGATCCTCGATAGTAAAAAAATTACAGACTTGAATAGGCAAGTGCGGGAAATGGAAAGGATACTTAAAAGGAAGAATCCTGACTCCGTATCTGCGCTTATATTAACAGCGAATTCAGAGCAGGAGAAGATCGGTACAGAGAAAGTAAAGTTGTTAGAGGATCGAATCACTAGTTTGGAAAGCGAAATCAAGGCAAGGGACGATTTAGCACAGCAAAAACTAATTGAATTCCAGAAGAAGTTCTCTGATATGAAAGAGAAATACACTACACAGATAATGGAGCTAGAGAACAAACTCTTTGAAGTGAATGTCAAAGATCGTAAAGTATATAACGACATGTTTACTCAAACAGCATCAAAACTTGTAGAAAATAAGAGTGTTGAAACTATTAGAAGGGAAGAGAGAGCTGGGTCGTTTGAGAAAGAAGATAAGAAGGATCAGAAATCATCAACTAAAACAGTTCCTAAGTGTCAGGCTGTTAAAGAGGATGCCCATCTCTTAGCTACaataagaggattgaaattagagCTGGCAAATAAGGACAAATCAGTTTCAAAGCTCACCAAAGAATTTCAGGAACTACAGAAGACTAATAGAAGACTGCAAAAGGAAAGGGAGAAATTGTTGAACGACAGAAGGACTATCAAGACCATGGATTTCGAGAAAATGAATCGCGGTATGGTTTCCTCGGATTCAAAGTTACTGACTTTGAAAGCTGCTGAAGGGAACGACCAAAACTCAAATGTCTATCAAAATGGACACATGTCTGACTCGAACACACAGCGTCTATCTGCTTCTGTACAAAAGCTCTATGATCCCATGCATTATACTGAGAATGGCGATAGTAATCTTGTAAAGAGATTAACCGATGAGAATGATATCTTAAAGGAAGAATTAAGCAAGATGAACAAGGACTACATGGCTTTGAAGAATAAACGACTGCATGACTTGAATCTTTTGCAAGAAGAACACGAACGTGAGATGGCCACTTTGCTCAAAGAGTACAGCGTCAAATTTGGAGATTCTAAAGTGGTAAAGTTACAG GGTCAAATAAATACGCAAATAGCTGTGATATCGCACTTAAAGCAGCAAATTGAAAAGTTAAGAGATTTCAAGGAACAAGTGGTCGTTCTGAAGGCTGAACGGGATCACTTGGAGAATAGAGTGAAGACGCTAAATGAGAAAGTCAAGTATTTATCAACGCCG gGCACAGAACAGTTACAATTGTTACAGGATAAAATAACAATCCTTCAGCAACGACACGAAAGTCGAGAAATGACTCTTCAGACAATGGTGCGCGATTTACTTCGAAATAGAACGCAGTGTAAAGACTGTAAGAACGAGAAAGGTAAAAATCGACAGTTATGCTATTTTCGGCAAGAACTTGATCATATCTTGGGAATGCTGCAAGAAATCGCTAACGTCCACTGA
- the LOC143183845 gene encoding uncharacterized protein LOC143183845 isoform X2 — translation MSSNSKKSPRFEDLISTEDDTLGSSISLSVGENSIRIKEKPKVIKENEQDEKNDKEKWWLKKPETKLEVSNAAPSDANMKQSPSPSPDVSSSMKEFLEKEKMCKAMHKSEIEMKDKDDTLCDILASAAFDKYPSDFENATDEDIGSILEEMSKIAGALSPNSAPDRTKSRNMTKNSTEEEQSLQELLEEAEKLVRKNSTSLSKSGSKSDTLVPENLSEDVESLNRVRQLEADIFQMIEEEVHKETERIKKSPKYEKKRDNSPGFEIIYENMNGLKAPKTLELQRRKFEEQKVEVSSSSDLDDPIERHSKSEELKSTRKIESDKDNLQKEITDVDKDFFEDLLKRSKERAEGGMSGSSSFGQEDFSHFLKLLQGQTDKKEQQSNEFNSATIFLPKSTDQKISDLEKDPANDKSPVFPEKEISDILEKELPQQNDSKEKHEIVETDSSLGEEESKRSQNSSNNQNELTTSNKKDQLSPKKIVTSKETKKGLNSKEELYTVGLTPRLELFADTIPKLLAEKTMESATQQDKETTEDAKADEHKTISNCEIKASVITATTQRSNLKRESIHVASASNVKQQKKEIKFSKSRSYDQICKTSFRTSVENLRANKPLDTGKKPANSVMRRSPTLKPKLQPTVKPITKILPKSKLLPKPKRDPIKTGSTPALSSTYKSSLTKSPDSHIKTSTMIGDTKQNITKQNWEMLCKEERHKNALLKQQLESEAKMYKNQMDNMRVSFEEELFALKKQNIILKAKVDELSLSDKRPEPPPKKETKVILLEKELEKQENMIRTYEMENKKLIRDARRMQEEMKQLQKQKSTALESGKMQELADRVKDLEEETLKLNLEVSELREKNADWALKNEDLNQQNSLLNDELEMFKEQLQTKNNFITTRLQAMTTAELELKKQLEDLTVKLSSKTEQLRVVKQEFDRLQQNILPLEKELLELRVKEGNLQEKLQIAKSHVEREKQLTQKLKDQVILDSKKITDLNRQVREMERILKRKNPDSVSALILTANSEQEKIGTEKVKLLEDRITSLESEIKARDDLAQQKLIEFQKKFSDMKEKYTTQIMELENKLFEVNVKDRKVYNDMFTQTASKLVENKSVETIRREERAGSFEKEDKKDQKSSTKTVPKCQAVKEDAHLLATIRGLKLELANKDKSVSKLTKEFQELQKTNRRLQKEREKLLNDRRTIKTMDFEKMNRGMVSSDSKLLTLKAAEGNDQNSNVYQNGHMSDSNTQRLSASVQKLYDPMHYTENGDSNLVKRLTDENDILKEELSKMNKDYMALKNKRLHDLNLLQEEHEREMATLLKEYSVKFGDSKVGQINTQIAVISHLKQQIEKLRDFKEQVVVLKAERDHLENRVKTLNEKVKYLSTPGTEQLQLLQDKITILQQRHESREMTLQTMVRDLLRNRTQCKDCKNEKGKNRQLCYFRQELDHILGMLQEIANVH, via the exons ATGTCCTCAAACTCAAAGAAGTCTCCTCGCTTTGAGGAT TTAATATCAACTGAAGATGATACTTTGGGTTCATCTATCAGCCTTAGTGTGGGTGAAAATTCAATTAGAATAAAAGAGAAACCAAAAGTGATCAAGGAAAATGAACAAGATGAAAAGAATGACAAGGAGAAATGGTGGTTAAAGAAGCCAGAGACTAAGCTTGAAGTTTCTAACGCAGCTCCAAGTGATGCAAATATGAAACAGTCTCCATCCCCTTCGCCTGATGTAAGCTCATCGATGAAAGAGTTTTTGGAGAAAGAGAAAATGTGCAAA GCCATGCATAAAAGTGAAATTGAAATGAAAGACAAAGATGATACCTTGTGCGATATTTTGGCTTCTGCAGCTTTTGATAAATATCCATCAGACTTTGAGA ATGCAACTGATGAAGATATAGGTAGCATTTTAGAAGAAATGAGTAAAATTGCTGGAGCTCTTAGTCCAAATTCAGCTCCTGATCGTACAAAATCTAGGAATATGACTAAGAATTCTACGGAAGAGGAACAGTCTTTACAGGAGTTACTAGAGGAAGCTGAGAAGCTTGTACGAAAAAATAGCACTAGTTTATCCAAAAGTGGATCAAAATCTGATACTTTAGTACCTGAGAATCTTTCAGAGGATGTAGAAAGTCTTAACCGAGTTAGGCAATTAGAAGCAGATATCTTTCAAATGATAGAAGAGGAAGTGCATAAGGAAAcagaaagaataaaaaaaagtcCCAAATATGAGAAAAAGAGGGATAACAGTCCtggatttgaaattatttatgaaaatatgaatgGGTTAAAAGCTCCAAAAACATTGGAATTACAAAGAAGAAAATTTGAAGAacagaaagtagaagtgtcaAGTAGTTCTGATTTGGATGACCCAATTGAAAGACATTCAAAGTCAGAGGAATTAAAAAGTACAAGAAAAATAGAATCAGATAAAGATAATTTACAGAAAGAGATAACCGATGTAGATAAGGATTTTTTTGAAGATTTATTAAAGAGATCTAAAGAAAGAGCTGAAGGTGGTATGTCAGGTAGTTCAAGCTTTGGACAAGAagatttttcacattttttgaaACTTTTGCAAGGACAAACTGACAAAAAGGAACAGCAGTCCAATGAGTTTAATTCTGCAACTATATTTCTTCCGAAATCTACAGATCAGAAAATATCTGATCTAGAAAAAGATCCTGCAAATGATAAGAGTCCTGTATTTCCAGAGAAAGAAATTTCAGATATATTAGAAAAAGAATTGCCTCAACAGAATGATTCTAAAGAGAAACATGAAATAGTTGAAACGGATTCTAGTTTAGGTGAAGAAGAATCTAAACGTTCTCAGAATAgtagtaataatcaaaatgaattAACAACATCTAATAAAAAAGATCAGTTATCTCCAAAAAAGATAGTTACATCAAAGGAAACTAAGAAAGGACTTAATTCTAAGGAGGAGTTGTATACAGTTGGCCTCACACCAAGATTAGAACTGTTCGCTGATACAATTCCAAAATTGTTAGCCGAAAAGACCATGGAAAGTGCAACACAACAGGACAAAGAAACTACAGAAGATGCAAAAGCAGATGAACATAAAACCATATCAAATTGTGAGATTAAAGCCAGCGTAATTACAGCAACTACACAACGCAGTAACTTAAAACGTGAATCCATCCATGTGGCTAGTGCATCAAATGTGAAACAgcagaaaaaagaaataaagtttTCTAAGTCAAGAAGTTACGATCAGATATGCAAAACATCATTTAGAACTTCTGTAGAAAATTTGAGAGCAAACAAACCTTTAGATACAGGAAAGAAACCTGCCAATTCTGTAATGAGACGTTCGCCAACATTGAAGCCAAAATTGCAACCTACTGTTAAACCAATTACGAAAATTCTTCCTAAATCAAAACTTCTTCCAAAGCCAAAAAGGGATCCTATTAAGACTGGTTCTACTCCTGCATTGTCTTCCACGTATAAAAGCTCCTTAACGAAATCACCAGATAGTCATATCAAGACATCTACGATGATTGGCGATACGAAGCAAAATATAACAAAGCAGAATTGGGAAATGTTATGTAAAGAGGAGAGGCACAAGAATGCTCTTCTAAAACAACAACTAGAGTCTGAagcaaaaatgtacaaaaacCAAATGGACAATATGCGTGTATCCTTTGAGGAAGAACTGTTTGCATTGAAGAagcaaaatataattttaaaagcAAAGGTAGATGAACTTTCGTTGAGTGACAAACGCCCAGAACCTCCACCGAAAAAAGAGACGAAGGTTATTCTTCTGGAAAAAGAGTTAGAGAAACAAGAGAACATGATACGCACTTACGAAATGGAGAACAAGAAGTTGATACGCGATGCGAGACGTATGCAGGAAGAAATGAAACAGTTACAGAAGCAAAAAAGCACGGCATTGGAATCGGGTAAAATGCAAGAACTTGCTGATAGGGTAAAAGATCTCGAAGAAGAAACTTTGAAACTTAATCTGGAAGTTTCAGAACTTCGAGAGAAAAATGCTGATTGGGCATTAAAGAATGAAGATTTGAATCAGCAGAACAGTCTTTTGAACGATGAATTGGAGATGTTCAAGGAACAGTTGCAAACGAAAAACAACTTCATCACTACTCGATTGCAAGCTATGACTACAGCAGAACTAGAATTGAAGAAGCAATTGGAAGATCTGACAGTAAAATTAAGCTCCAAAACGGAACAGCTACGAGTAGTGAAACAAGAGTTTGACAGGCTTCAACAAAATATACTTCCACTGGAGAAGGAACTGTTGGAGCTGAGAGTAAAGGAAGGAAATCTTCAGGAGAAGTTACAAATAGCTAAAAGTCATGTAGAACGCGAGAAGCAACTGACACAAAAGTTAAAAGACCAAGTGATCCTCGATAGTAAAAAAATTACAGACTTGAATAGGCAAGTGCGGGAAATGGAAAGGATACTTAAAAGGAAGAATCCTGACTCCGTATCTGCGCTTATATTAACAGCGAATTCAGAGCAGGAGAAGATCGGTACAGAGAAAGTAAAGTTGTTAGAGGATCGAATCACTAGTTTGGAAAGCGAAATCAAGGCAAGGGACGATTTAGCACAGCAAAAACTAATTGAATTCCAGAAGAAGTTCTCTGATATGAAAGAGAAATACACTACACAGATAATGGAGCTAGAGAACAAACTCTTTGAAGTGAATGTCAAAGATCGTAAAGTATATAACGACATGTTTACTCAAACAGCATCAAAACTTGTAGAAAATAAGAGTGTTGAAACTATTAGAAGGGAAGAGAGAGCTGGGTCGTTTGAGAAAGAAGATAAGAAGGATCAGAAATCATCAACTAAAACAGTTCCTAAGTGTCAGGCTGTTAAAGAGGATGCCCATCTCTTAGCTACaataagaggattgaaattagagCTGGCAAATAAGGACAAATCAGTTTCAAAGCTCACCAAAGAATTTCAGGAACTACAGAAGACTAATAGAAGACTGCAAAAGGAAAGGGAGAAATTGTTGAACGACAGAAGGACTATCAAGACCATGGATTTCGAGAAAATGAATCGCGGTATGGTTTCCTCGGATTCAAAGTTACTGACTTTGAAAGCTGCTGAAGGGAACGACCAAAACTCAAATGTCTATCAAAATGGACACATGTCTGACTCGAACACACAGCGTCTATCTGCTTCTGTACAAAAGCTCTATGATCCCATGCATTATACTGAGAATGGCGATAGTAATCTTGTAAAGAGATTAACCGATGAGAATGATATCTTAAAGGAAGAATTAAGCAAGATGAACAAGGACTACATGGCTTTGAAGAATAAACGACTGCATGACTTGAATCTTTTGCAAGAAGAACACGAACGTGAGATGGCCACTTTGCTCAAAGAGTACAGCGTCAAATTTGGAGATTCTAAAGTG GGTCAAATAAATACGCAAATAGCTGTGATATCGCACTTAAAGCAGCAAATTGAAAAGTTAAGAGATTTCAAGGAACAAGTGGTCGTTCTGAAGGCTGAACGGGATCACTTGGAGAATAGAGTGAAGACGCTAAATGAGAAAGTCAAGTATTTATCAACGCCG gGCACAGAACAGTTACAATTGTTACAGGATAAAATAACAATCCTTCAGCAACGACACGAAAGTCGAGAAATGACTCTTCAGACAATGGTGCGCGATTTACTTCGAAATAGAACGCAGTGTAAAGACTGTAAGAACGAGAAAGGTAAAAATCGACAGTTATGCTATTTTCGGCAAGAACTTGATCATATCTTGGGAATGCTGCAAGAAATCGCTAACGTCCACTGA